The nucleotide sequence GACGAAAATAAAATTGCGGGAATTCAGGATGAAGATGGGATCCTATTTATCTATAATTTAAAAACATCCAAGATTGAGAAGAAAATAGAATTTGCTGACAAAGGAGATTATGAAGGTCTAGCAATACATGAAAAAAATGCATACGCGTTGAGAAGTGATGGTACTATTTTCGAAATTCTCAATTTTATGGAGAATCATCCAAATATCTCAAAGTTTGAAACTTTCCTAACTGCTTCTAATAATGTCGAAGGACTTTGTCTGGATCTAGCTCATCATCAGCTTTTACTAGCCATTAAAGATAGAGAATCAGGTAGTGATGATTATAAAGGGGTATATTCCTTTAATTTAAAAACTAAAGAATTAAATAAAAACCCCTTTATTAAACTTGATATGAAGGATAAGTTACTGGAAAATTCTAGCAATAATATAAGTAAAAGATTGAGACCTTCAGACATTGAGATTCACCCTATAACCGGTGAGATATATATTTTAGACGCTAAAGATCCCAAGCTGCTCATATTAGATAAGAACAGAAAATTTAAAAAATTATACGCTTTAGATGAAGATAAATTTAATCAACCGGAAGGTCTTACATTTACTCCTACCGGCA is from Gillisia sp. Hel1_33_143 and encodes:
- a CDS encoding SdiA-regulated domain-containing protein; translation: MNKTVLSIILGVLILVGGLIFSFERKGTFTQNKDYSYQIESTWELPKILSEISGIEWIDENKIAGIQDEDGILFIYNLKTSKIEKKIEFADKGDYEGLAIHEKNAYALRSDGTIFEILNFMENHPNISKFETFLTASNNVEGLCLDLAHHQLLLAIKDRESGSDDYKGVYSFNLKTKELNKNPFIKLDMKDKLLENSSNNISKRLRPSDIEIHPITGEIYILDAKDPKLLILDKNRKFKKLYALDEDKFNQPEGLTFTPTGRLFISNEAGSNPANILEVILKKN